One Helicoverpa armigera isolate CAAS_96S chromosome 12, ASM3070526v1, whole genome shotgun sequence DNA window includes the following coding sequences:
- the LOC110383965 gene encoding uncharacterized protein LOC110383965, protein MYAGNAVTGITGPMDYKYMKVLRFVLRIISGWPGQALGEKTLRIEGMGHAYYNTILSLVYLALGIAYLKKNFHRFDFLELGQLYIVLLMNMLSTSRAFTLCLSQKYREVAKIFIQKIHLFYFKEKSDFAMKIHITVHKISFISAVYLSVLLFIAACMFNLIPMYNNYSAGRFASFDNLENTTYEQAISCLYPWNFETNFNGYLAATLSGWYGTILCGSSVSMFDLFLCLMIFNLWGHFKILIYNLEHFPRPASEVVDAEGEERSGRTVGSEMYSQSELEEVAVLLRDCIQYHMLIYNFTNNMSDAFGMALFIYYSFHQITGCLLLLECSQMTAAALTRYLPLTIIMFGELVLLSIIFETIGTMSEKLKDAVYKVPWEYMDTKNRRTVLIFLIKVQEPIHVKAGGLVDVGVTTMASILKTSFSYFAFLRTF, encoded by the exons ATGTATGCCGGGAATGCTGTAAC AGGCATCACTGGTCCTATGGACTACAAATACATGAAGGTGCTTCGTTTTGTCCTCCGCATTATAAGTGGCTGGCCAGGCCAGGCTCTTGGTGAGAAAACCCTCAGGATCGAGGGCATGGGCCATGCGTACTATAATACTATACTATCACTTGTGTACTTGGCCCTAGGGATTGCGTACTTGAAGAAAAACTTCCACAGATTCGATTTTCTGGAGCTGGGACAGTTGTATATCGTTTTACTGATGAATATGCTTTCTACG tcTCGAGCGTTCACGCTGTGTCTATCTCAGAAATATAGAGAGGTAGCgaaaatattcatacaaaaaatacactTGTTTTACTTCAAAGAAAAGTCAGATTTCGCTATGAAG ATACACATTACAGTGCACAAAATATCATTCATCTCCGCGGTATATTTAAGCGTTTTGCTGTTCATAGCTGCTTGTATGTTTAATTTGATACCAATGTATAACAACTACAGTGCAGGAAGATTTGCTTCATTTGACAATTTGGAGAACACGACATATGAACAAGCCATTTCTTGCCTTTATCCTTGGAACTTTGAGACTAATTTCAATGGTTATCTTGCGGCTACGCTCAGTGGATG gTACGGCACCATTTTATGTGGAAGCAGCGTGTCGATGTTTGACCTATTCCTCTGCCTCATGATCTTCAATCTTTGGGGCCATTTCAAGATTCTCATTTATAACTTGGAGCATTTTCCTCGACCCGCGTCCGAGGTCGTGGATGCTGAAGGAGAAGAGAGAAGCGGTAGGACCGTGGGCTCTGAGATGTATTCGCAATCAGAGCTCGAAGAAGTTGCAGTCTTACTGAGGGATTGCATACAGTACCACATGCTTATTTACAA TTTCACAAACAACATGTCAGACGCATTCGGAATGGCGCTCTTCATTTACTACTCTTTCCATCAAATCACCGGATGCCTGCTGCTTCTCGAGTGTTCTCAGATG ACTGCCGCAGCTCTGACACGTTATTTGCCGcttacaattattatgtttgGAGAATTGGTTCTGCTGTCAATAATTTTCGAAACCATCGGCACTATG aGTGAAAAACTAAAAGATGCAGTCTACAAAGTGCCATGGGAATACATGGACACCAAAAACCGCAGGACTGTCCTGATTTTCCTGATAAAGGTTCAGGAACCCATTCACGTGAAGGCTGGCGGATTGGTGGATGTGGGAGTTACTACTATGGCTTCG atCTTGAAAACATCGTTTTCGTACTTCGCCTTTCTGCGCACGTTCTAA
- the LOC110383941 gene encoding uncharacterized protein LOC110383941 isoform X1 — MCVKLEASSRTDSSNRGAMISPRKSVRTRLVEEFYTYCAFWIFVSALPVLTVSYIFVRVCKYLWLKLLSSRYPHLEFIWTDTVRSLLDTHRNQGIINVLLSVQGTLDPEELKNHLTDHVINKLDKNGGLMFPRLRHQLVSCWGNYAWDASVTFRPENHFIVASAVYRGRQVGDNNIQEYVSDIVSKYFASDQSPWQYIVIPCVSTEPKYYILVRVHHLLLSGKKSLNIGDLLLMEQLSPSDRISTSQTEYTKKSPLTQLFPTPSAIPELWGKLNENLSNAWNEFVSEYDPVESPRALKTLPGAFHVAGLVLISTVSALRELNKRSNGRDTASEAPVTALTLLAAIQRECNRRNLTIPKIILSPLITADPRKWPGMAIGAAFSSLRQFICLPIRIKNELVALNELRTCGHARQPDTLTWKYAELAQLCVAAINETTRAALEVYRAPARFWTDTIGADDGHRHLLQTVSLCGRKVTAWSKPVPRAGIERVARALDVSSSDIALYAATEALRAFFENAQNYSPDHVLTTARAAHEDFLYTFAEGHGKSHKKSQTGGMVCLSLPLGASARRVCAGVSRACSRQRALAAGWAAQAQCGALTRALPSPLARLLLNLLSRRYALSYAEIDAPPNTPPRKTLWGHNVDAVVYWRPPQANISMSLTVIQYADTVRLAVMADARLVPSHMIPATRWPTAIEQLVAKVDQEIAKITARANLAAGTMPQIITPEEIPTTSTDTDTPQEETGDTEDSGVMLRPPPTTAVSPPPIRRRIAN, encoded by the exons ATGTGTGTGAAATTGGAAGCAAGTTCAAGAACAG ATAGCAGCAACAGGGGAGCTATGATCTCACCGCGTAAGAGTGTGCGCACGCGCCTCGTCGAGGAGTTCTACACATACTGCGCTTTCTGGATCTTCGTGTCGGCGCTGCCAGTGCTAACAGTTTCttatattt TTGTACGAGTATGCAAATATCTTTGGCTGAAGCTACTGTCCAGCAGATATCCACATCTAGAATTCATCTGGACGGACACAGTTCGTTCTTTGCTTGACACACATCGAAACCAGGGAATTATCAATGTCTTACTTTCAGTACAAG gcACACTAGACCCAGAAGAGCTAAAGAATCACTTAACAGACCACGTGATAAACAAGCTCGATAAAAATGGGGGACTTATGTTCCCGAGACTCCGACACCAACTAGTGTCGTGTTGGGGGAACTATGCGTGGGATGCCAGTGTCACTTTCAGACCAGAAAACCACTTCATTGTAGCCAGTGCCGTTTATAGAGGACGGCAAGTTGGTGATAACAATATTCAG GAATACGTCAGCGACATAGTATCGAAATACTTCGCAAGCGACCAATCCCCGTGGCAGTACATCGTAATACCATGCGTCTCAACAGAACCCAAGTATTACATATTAGTTCGGGTACACCACCTCCTGCTGTCAGGAAAGAAATCCTTGAACATCGGGGACTTACTGCTCATGGAACAGTTGAGTCCTTCAGACAGGATCAGTACGTCACAGACTGAGTATACCAAGAAGAGCCCCTTGACACAGCTGTTCCCAACGCCGTCAGCCATACCAGAACTTTGGGGGAAACTGAACGAGAACTTATCAAATGCGTGGAACGAATTCGTATCTGAATATGATCCTGTTGAAAGTCCTAGAGCATTAAAGACGTTACCCGGAGCTTTTCATGTGGCAGGCTTAGTTTTAATATCAACGGTTAGTGCGTTAAGAGAACTGAATAAACGGTCTAATGGAAGGGATACGGCTTCGGAGGCGCCAGTCACGGCGCTTACACTATTGGCGGCGATACAGAGAGAATGCAATAGAAGAAACCTTACCATACCAAAG ATAATCCTATCACCACTCATAACAGCAGACCCTCGAAAATGGCCGGGCATGGCTATCGGTGCTGCATTTTCTTCACTACGCCAGTTCATATGTCTACCCATTCGTATTAAAAATGAACTGGTTGCTTTAAACGAGTTACGGACTTGTGGTCATGCCAGACAACCAGACACCCTAACTTGGAAGTATGCAGAATTAGCACAGTTGTGTGTAGCGGCTATTAATGAGACAACAAGAGCAGCGCTTGAAGTGTATCGGGCGCCTGCCAGATTTTGGACGGATACCATTGGAGCTGATGATGGCCATAGACATTTATTACAAACTGTGTCTTTGTGCGGACgaaag GTTACAGCATGGTCGAAACCCGTCCCCCGAGCCGGTATAGAGCGCGTAGCGAGAGCTCTGGACGTGTCATCATCAGACATAGCACTGTATGCAGCCACAGAGGCGTTGAGAGCATTCTTTGAAAACGCACAGAACTACTCACCGGATCATGTGCTGACGACGGCAAGAGCAGCACATGAGGACTTTCTCTATACATTCGCTGAAGGTCACGGGAAGAGTCATAAGAAATCACAGACTGGAG GCATGGTGTGCCTCTCCCTGCCTCTCGGAGCGTCAGCGCGGCGCGTGTGCGCGGGCGTGTCGCGTGCTTGTTCCCGCCAGCGCGCCCTCGCAGCGGGTTGGGCCGCGCAGGCGCAGTGCGGAGCACTCACCCGCGCATTACCGTCGCCCCTCGCCCGTTTACTCCTCAATCTGCTGTCCCGCCGATACGCACTGTCTTATGCCGAGATAGATGCGCCGCCCAACACCCCGCCACGGAAAACATTGTGGGGACATAATGTGGATGCTGTCGTTTATTGGAGACCTCCTCAGgctaatatta GTATGTCTCTAACGGTGATCCAGTACGCGGACACAGTACGGCTCGCAGTAATGGCTGACGCACGACTGGTGCCTTCTCACATGATCCCTGCCACTCGCTGGCCTACTGCCATCGAGCAGTTAGTCGCTAAGGTAGATCAAGAAATCGCGAAAATCACTGCCCGAGCAAACCTAGCCGCTGGTACTATGCCACAGATCATCACCCCTGAAGAAATTCCTACTACCAGTACAGATACAGATACTCCTCAAGAGGAAACGGGAGATACAGAAGATTCGGGAGTCATGCTCAGACCTCCGCCTACAACGGCAGTGAGCCCGCCTCCCATTCGGAGACGCATAGCCAACTAG
- the LOC110383941 gene encoding uncharacterized protein LOC110383941 isoform X2 encodes MISPRKSVRTRLVEEFYTYCAFWIFVSALPVLTVSYIFVRVCKYLWLKLLSSRYPHLEFIWTDTVRSLLDTHRNQGIINVLLSVQGTLDPEELKNHLTDHVINKLDKNGGLMFPRLRHQLVSCWGNYAWDASVTFRPENHFIVASAVYRGRQVGDNNIQEYVSDIVSKYFASDQSPWQYIVIPCVSTEPKYYILVRVHHLLLSGKKSLNIGDLLLMEQLSPSDRISTSQTEYTKKSPLTQLFPTPSAIPELWGKLNENLSNAWNEFVSEYDPVESPRALKTLPGAFHVAGLVLISTVSALRELNKRSNGRDTASEAPVTALTLLAAIQRECNRRNLTIPKIILSPLITADPRKWPGMAIGAAFSSLRQFICLPIRIKNELVALNELRTCGHARQPDTLTWKYAELAQLCVAAINETTRAALEVYRAPARFWTDTIGADDGHRHLLQTVSLCGRKVTAWSKPVPRAGIERVARALDVSSSDIALYAATEALRAFFENAQNYSPDHVLTTARAAHEDFLYTFAEGHGKSHKKSQTGGMVCLSLPLGASARRVCAGVSRACSRQRALAAGWAAQAQCGALTRALPSPLARLLLNLLSRRYALSYAEIDAPPNTPPRKTLWGHNVDAVVYWRPPQANISMSLTVIQYADTVRLAVMADARLVPSHMIPATRWPTAIEQLVAKVDQEIAKITARANLAAGTMPQIITPEEIPTTSTDTDTPQEETGDTEDSGVMLRPPPTTAVSPPPIRRRIAN; translated from the exons ATGATCTCACCGCGTAAGAGTGTGCGCACGCGCCTCGTCGAGGAGTTCTACACATACTGCGCTTTCTGGATCTTCGTGTCGGCGCTGCCAGTGCTAACAGTTTCttatattt TTGTACGAGTATGCAAATATCTTTGGCTGAAGCTACTGTCCAGCAGATATCCACATCTAGAATTCATCTGGACGGACACAGTTCGTTCTTTGCTTGACACACATCGAAACCAGGGAATTATCAATGTCTTACTTTCAGTACAAG gcACACTAGACCCAGAAGAGCTAAAGAATCACTTAACAGACCACGTGATAAACAAGCTCGATAAAAATGGGGGACTTATGTTCCCGAGACTCCGACACCAACTAGTGTCGTGTTGGGGGAACTATGCGTGGGATGCCAGTGTCACTTTCAGACCAGAAAACCACTTCATTGTAGCCAGTGCCGTTTATAGAGGACGGCAAGTTGGTGATAACAATATTCAG GAATACGTCAGCGACATAGTATCGAAATACTTCGCAAGCGACCAATCCCCGTGGCAGTACATCGTAATACCATGCGTCTCAACAGAACCCAAGTATTACATATTAGTTCGGGTACACCACCTCCTGCTGTCAGGAAAGAAATCCTTGAACATCGGGGACTTACTGCTCATGGAACAGTTGAGTCCTTCAGACAGGATCAGTACGTCACAGACTGAGTATACCAAGAAGAGCCCCTTGACACAGCTGTTCCCAACGCCGTCAGCCATACCAGAACTTTGGGGGAAACTGAACGAGAACTTATCAAATGCGTGGAACGAATTCGTATCTGAATATGATCCTGTTGAAAGTCCTAGAGCATTAAAGACGTTACCCGGAGCTTTTCATGTGGCAGGCTTAGTTTTAATATCAACGGTTAGTGCGTTAAGAGAACTGAATAAACGGTCTAATGGAAGGGATACGGCTTCGGAGGCGCCAGTCACGGCGCTTACACTATTGGCGGCGATACAGAGAGAATGCAATAGAAGAAACCTTACCATACCAAAG ATAATCCTATCACCACTCATAACAGCAGACCCTCGAAAATGGCCGGGCATGGCTATCGGTGCTGCATTTTCTTCACTACGCCAGTTCATATGTCTACCCATTCGTATTAAAAATGAACTGGTTGCTTTAAACGAGTTACGGACTTGTGGTCATGCCAGACAACCAGACACCCTAACTTGGAAGTATGCAGAATTAGCACAGTTGTGTGTAGCGGCTATTAATGAGACAACAAGAGCAGCGCTTGAAGTGTATCGGGCGCCTGCCAGATTTTGGACGGATACCATTGGAGCTGATGATGGCCATAGACATTTATTACAAACTGTGTCTTTGTGCGGACgaaag GTTACAGCATGGTCGAAACCCGTCCCCCGAGCCGGTATAGAGCGCGTAGCGAGAGCTCTGGACGTGTCATCATCAGACATAGCACTGTATGCAGCCACAGAGGCGTTGAGAGCATTCTTTGAAAACGCACAGAACTACTCACCGGATCATGTGCTGACGACGGCAAGAGCAGCACATGAGGACTTTCTCTATACATTCGCTGAAGGTCACGGGAAGAGTCATAAGAAATCACAGACTGGAG GCATGGTGTGCCTCTCCCTGCCTCTCGGAGCGTCAGCGCGGCGCGTGTGCGCGGGCGTGTCGCGTGCTTGTTCCCGCCAGCGCGCCCTCGCAGCGGGTTGGGCCGCGCAGGCGCAGTGCGGAGCACTCACCCGCGCATTACCGTCGCCCCTCGCCCGTTTACTCCTCAATCTGCTGTCCCGCCGATACGCACTGTCTTATGCCGAGATAGATGCGCCGCCCAACACCCCGCCACGGAAAACATTGTGGGGACATAATGTGGATGCTGTCGTTTATTGGAGACCTCCTCAGgctaatatta GTATGTCTCTAACGGTGATCCAGTACGCGGACACAGTACGGCTCGCAGTAATGGCTGACGCACGACTGGTGCCTTCTCACATGATCCCTGCCACTCGCTGGCCTACTGCCATCGAGCAGTTAGTCGCTAAGGTAGATCAAGAAATCGCGAAAATCACTGCCCGAGCAAACCTAGCCGCTGGTACTATGCCACAGATCATCACCCCTGAAGAAATTCCTACTACCAGTACAGATACAGATACTCCTCAAGAGGAAACGGGAGATACAGAAGATTCGGGAGTCATGCTCAGACCTCCGCCTACAACGGCAGTGAGCCCGCCTCCCATTCGGAGACGCATAGCCAACTAG